The Sphingopyxis sp. TUF1 genome segment CCGAAAGCGACGACGGTCGCCGTCATGCCGCTGCCGCAGGTTGCGACGAGCGGCTTGTCGAGGTCGATTCCGGCGGCGTCGAAAGCGGCCTTGAGTTCATCGCCGCGCTTCCACGTGCCGTCGGCGTTGAACAATTCGCTGTGCGGCAGGCTGCGCGAGCCAGGGATATGGCCAGGTGCGAGGCCGGGGCGCGGATCGCGCTCCTCGCCGGTGAAACGCGCCGCGGTGCGCGCATCGACGACCTGTTCGGCGCCGCTGTCGACGTTGGCGAGCATTTCTTCCTTGGTCCGCACCGCCTTGGCATCGCGCCACACAGTGAAGTGCCGGTGGCGCAGCGTCTGCTTGCCCATTTCGAGCGCGCGGCCTTCGGCCTTCCATTTGGCAAGCCCACCATCGAGCAGCGCGACGTCATGCGCACCGAACAATTTGAGCAACCACCAGGCGCGCGCCGCGCTCTTGAGCGGGCTGTCGTCGTACAGCACGATACGGCTACCGTCGCCGAGGCCAAG includes the following:
- the sseA gene encoding 3-mercaptopyruvate sulfurtransferase, which gives rise to MDALVSTDWLERELGASDLRVVDATKFLGTDRDARAEYEAGHIPGAVFMDLADLTDTSSAIDNMAPPAEKFASRMQTLGLGDGSRIVLYDDSPLKSAARAWWLLKLFGAHDVALLDGGLAKWKAEGRALEMGKQTLRHRHFTVWRDAKAVRTKEEMLANVDSGAEQVVDARTAARFTGEERDPRPGLAPGHIPGSRSLPHSELFNADGTWKRGDELKAAFDAAGIDLDKPLVATCGSGMTATVVAFGAHLLGKDDVAVYDGSWLEWGADAATPKATGAA